The genomic region AATCGCTCAACAGGTTCAGCTGGATGACGCCGCCGTTTCGGGCCAGCGCTTTCAGCATGTCGTCGGTCAGGTTGCGCGGATGGTTGCAGATGGCCCGCGCCCCGGAATGCGTCGCCACGACGGGCACCCGGGACAGACGGATAACGTCGTAGAAGGTGGAGTCTGACACGTGCGAGAGGTCGATGATCATTCCCAGCCGGTTCATTTCGGCCACCACCTGTTCGCCGAGCGGGCTCAAGCCCTGGTACTCCGCCCCTTTCGGATCGGTCGAGGAATCACAAATGTCGTTGTTGCTCGAATGGCAGAGGGTCATGTACCGGGCGCCGAGGTCGTAGAACTTCTTCAGAATCGACAGGTCGTGGCCCATCGGGTAGCCGTTTTCGACCCCGATGAAGATGGCCCGTTTGCCGGTTTTGCCGATGCGGTAGGCGTCTTCCGGGGTGGTCGCGAGTTCGGCTTCGCCCGTGGTCGCTTTCAGGCTTGAATGAACCGCGTCAAAAATCCCGAACGCTTTCTTTTTCGCCGTCGCGTGGCCTTCTTCCGTCCGGGGACCCTGCCCCAGATAAACGGCAAAAAAGATGGCGTCGAGACCCCCCTTGCGCATCCGCGGGTAGTCTACCTTGCTGTTCGTCCGGTACGGGTCGTTGTCCTGGGTTATGTCGAAACCG from Tellurirhabdus rosea harbors:
- a CDS encoding dipeptidase, which translates into the protein MKNLLQSTLLACLAAGFLPATAQDDSALLKKARKIHEKAFTLDTHADTPMLLSRGGFDITQDNDPYRTNSKVDYPRMRKGGLDAIFFAVYLGQGPRTEEGHATAKKKAFGIFDAVHSSLKATTGEAELATTPEDAYRIGKTGKRAIFIGVENGYPMGHDLSILKKFYDLGARYMTLCHSSNNDICDSSTDPKGAEYQGLSPLGEQVVAEMNRLGMIIDLSHVSDSTFYDVIRLSRVPVVATHSGARAICNHPRNLTDDMLKALARNGGVIQLNLLSDYVKTIPASPERTAALDALMKKYGLKSRMGMASLPEEEQKKARAEFMELNKAYPVQLATVKDAVDHIDHIVKVIGIDHVGMGADFDGGGALADCFDVSQYEAFTVEFVRRGYSKKDIEKIWSGNFFRVMKAVEKGATPEQIGR